One region of Mucilaginibacter gotjawali genomic DNA includes:
- a CDS encoding response regulator transcription factor, whose protein sequence is MEKEKINIAIVDDHTLFRNGVAALMAEFPELNVLFDAENGEQFQQALNKYPLPDVILMDINMPVMDGYDTTKWLKQKHPRVKVLALSMFEDDKAVIRMIKCGAGGYVLKESRPRELLEAIKAIHEKGSYINEMVSGKLLRSVSDKEEIPDLTKKELEFLKLCCSELTYKEIADQMFVSPRTVDNYREALFLKLNLKSRSGLVLYAIQNGIFNFE, encoded by the coding sequence ATGGAAAAAGAGAAAATAAACATTGCCATTGTTGATGACCATACCTTATTCAGGAATGGTGTTGCGGCACTCATGGCAGAATTTCCGGAGCTTAACGTGCTTTTTGATGCGGAAAACGGCGAGCAGTTCCAGCAAGCGCTTAACAAATATCCATTACCAGACGTAATATTAATGGATATTAATATGCCGGTAATGGATGGTTATGATACCACCAAATGGCTGAAGCAGAAACACCCCAGGGTAAAAGTGCTGGCCTTAAGCATGTTCGAGGATGACAAGGCGGTAATCCGGATGATCAAATGCGGGGCCGGGGGCTATGTGTTAAAAGAATCGCGGCCGCGCGAATTGCTGGAAGCCATTAAAGCGATCCACGAAAAAGGCAGCTATATCAATGAAATGGTTTCCGGCAAGCTTTTGCGGTCTGTTTCGGATAAAGAGGAAATACCCGACCTCACCAAAAAAGAGCTGGAATTTTTAAAACTCTGCTGCTCCGAACTTACCTATAAAGAAATAGCCGACCAGATGTTTGTAAGCCCCCGCACGGTGGATAACTATCGCGAGGCGCTTTTCCTGAAACTGAATTTAAAATCCAGGTCAGGACTCGTACTTTATGCTATTCAAAATGGTATATTTAATTTTGAGTAA